GAGCATAATTTCAGTGCCATTTACAGTGCCTTGATGTTCCCAGTTATTCATCTGCTGCCTGGTTTGCCCCTGCCCCAAGTAAGAGACTGTTTTAGCTTTTGTGCAGATGCTTTCTACCAAATACTTCATATGTCCTTATTTgacattgaatttttttaatagaccACTCAGAAGACCATGATCGGTACCTGGTCCAGGCTTTACAAGGCGTTTGCTCGCTGCTCCGCTTTGGTAGCCACAGCTGAGGAGAACACAAGCTGCGAAGAGCTGTGTGCCAAGATCTGTGCCTCTCTTGACAGTGAGGCTCTTAAAGTATGGAAGATTTGTTCAGTTGTGCACCTAATTGGGATGTTGTGTCTATTTTAATTTCTCTTCTGTGagtgtatgtttttaaatgtatgtataaatgtaatttatatatttattcttttaGAGCATGCCTATGCTAGATGCAATAGCCGGTATCTTGCTGGTCATCATTGAGAGTATGGACTTCTCTCCTTACACCCCACAGTTCCAGCAGAAGATGAAATGTAAGGCGCTTGCTGCAGATTCAAATGGGCAAAGTTGTGTAATGGCACCGTCACCATGTTTTCATTTTGATTCGTAGCTCCTCATACGCCCTTGAGTTGGGTGCGCAAGAGAAGCAAAGCCCTGGGGAATCTCTCGACCTTCCACAGTCTCCTGGTACAGACTCTAGAGGCATTCCTTTCTTTGGACTTCTCAGAAGCATCTGTAGAGTCCACCGGAGTTTTAAATGGAATTGGCTTGACGCTGGTCTCTAACTTGTCAACCCTTTTCACTAATATCACACTGCCCACGTTCATACAAGAGGTGCTGTCCTCCCTCACCAAACCACTCTCGCGCCTTTTTGAATTGGTCTCCAGGTGTGTGATGGTTTCTTATCTTTCATACTTGGAATGTGTTTTTCTAATTGTCTAACActgtttttcatttataaaagtcATGATGAACCATCAAAGCTCAGTGCAACATTAGGACCCAAGGTAAGAATTTACCCAGCTTTGAAATTAAAACCACGGGTCTGATGTGTCTTATGTAGGGCTTGGCTGgttcttatatttatttatttgctgtttttttcGTAGTTGGAGAAACTGGCCATGGACCTGCTTGGCTGCCTTCAAACACAATCAACTCTGCATGATGATGAGATGCTTGCCATGTTGTCGCCCTTGCTCTGCGTGCTTTTTCTGCACAAGAGCAAGCACATTCGCACTGTGGTCATGCAGTTCTGGAATGCCACTTTTGGAAATGCACTCACCTTGACTTACCCTGATCCTCTTAAGTATGTTTTCATGCCATTGTTGGgtgttttatgtaaaatgtagCATTGGCACATTTTCAGAACTTTAAATCTTTTAAGAATGCTCgtcttaaaatgtgtattttaaacgTATATATTTTTCCTCAGGTCTGTTTTAAGTCAGGTCAAGCAAAAGACTCCATTGATTTTACCTGGTTTTGAAGCTATTGATGCACCAGATGATTGCAGTGGACAGTATACGGTACAGTTCAGTGTTTCATCAAGTGCAAATTGTCCTTGCAGTGATCTGTTCTATAAAAACAGGCTGTAAATTTAGCTCAGTCAAAcatttttggttttcttttattCATAAGTACATTCTAAGCatgttttgttttcttataaGGGGGAGAGTTCTCAGCTGGACCCTCAGATCAGCGGGGTAAAAATGACCTCTGTGGGAAAGAGGGACTCCCTCCTGGCGATGGCAGAAGACCTTAAAGGAAGAGGCTCTTTAACCATTGCGAAGCCAGTGTCTGTGAGTATGAATGTGAAAATGCATCTAAACTTGAAAATGTCAATGGTGTCACTTAATTAGCATAAAGGTTACTCAACAAATCACCTATTGCCTCTCTAGGTAAAGCTGGATTTTGGATCACCCAAGCCATTGAGGCGGAAAGCTATTGAGGAGGAGGCTTCAgtggattttgtttttattccacctgaGACCAAGGATAGAGTGCTAACGGAGCACCAGAAAGAGGTCAAAAGGACTAAACGGTAAGTTCTTTCATAATTTTGATGGCATGGCAGATGTCTAAAATCTTAAGTGTGGTAGTTAAGATGTCACCATTAAGATTCtctaagcattttgaaaataagAATTTGTCaggacttatgttttttttttgtgtttgttgatGTTTTCTGCCTTGATTTTGTGTTTGCGTAAGGGTTGACATTCCTGCGCTCTATAATAATCTGGATGCGTCCCTGGACACCACAGTCTTTTCACAGTATACTCAGAGTCAAGAGGAGTCCATGTATGTATTGGAGTTatgactttgtttttgttttactcaaATGTGTGTATATTACCCACTGTAAACAAGTTTCTTTTTAGGGACAAATTGACAAAAGATGAAAAGCATCAACCAGAGGAAGAGGCTGATATTCAGCTCAAggtaaaacagcttttttttaaactctggCATTGCTGTTTTGATTGTGGAGGATGTGTGCATGCTTTCTGTTAAAGGAATTAAATGGTTGTAATGTTTCCTCCCCCGAAGGAGGTTTCTGCAAGTGAGGAACCAATCACAGATGTTAGAGTAACCCAAGAAGGCACCAGATCAGCTGTAGAAACACCAGAGAAAGATACGCAAAATAAAGATCAAACTTCAGAGAAGAATCGGTCACCATTGAGTGACATCTCAGTTGATGTGAGTGGGCATGAGAAAAGTGGAGTTGAGGGGACCAGTCCTAATGTTTCCAGTTCATCTGATATGATATCTGGTACACCACCTAAACCCAATAGCAGGCGTCAGTCATTTATAACTTTAGAGAAATATGAAGAAGGGAAACCACCAAGTCCTGCAAGTGTTGCATTTGCTGGTCCACGCACCCGCAAATCGAGTAGACTGGGTTCTTCAAAGGCATCGGAGTCTACTCCAAATGGCTCACAACTTCAGACTACAAAAGAGGACTCTAAGGAATCTTGTAAGAGGAGCATCACTGACCCATCTGCTCAAAATGAAGCAAAAAATGAGATGTTAACGGGTCATCACATTGAAGGTACAggtgaggaagaggatgatgTGGTCCCAGATACCCAGACCCAATTATCTGGTGAAGCGTCAGGTTTTAAGAACAGTCCTGTGTCTAAAGACAATGTAGAGGAACAAGATTTTCCTGAAAAAGATTCACAGAGTCTTGCTGATTCTCAGGCTAGTCAAGAACTAAGAAGGTCGGGTAGACGGCGAAGTAAACCTTTACGCCCAGGAGAAGATTCAGGGGAGGTGAAAAGCAAATGTCAAGAACAGGTTGCAGACTCCATATTGACAAATACAGAAACACCATTATTGTCTCCATGTAGCACTTTGACTGGAAGAAGTAAGGCTATTAAAGACCGTAAAGCTGAAGGAGAAGAGCTGAACAAAATAATTGAAGGAGAGCTTAGTCAAAGTAATTCACAGATTTCCTCTGCAGAATCTTCTCAGGCAGTTCCACATGCAGTAGTTATGCCTGGAAATGAAATGCTCAACCAGTCTGAGCCCTCTTCCGAGAGTTCTCCTATAACTCAATCCAATCGCCAAAGCAAAGAGAAACCACAAACTCTGAATGAGTCTGAGGGCCTGTCACTGGGTAGAACTACAAGGAAGACCAAAATGCACCTTGAGGAGTCAATAGACAAGGAGGCAGATGAAAACTCTCAAAATGTTCCTCAAAATGTTTCATCCGCTTTGCAAAAGAAACATTCACAGACACCTCTTTCCGATTCTGAGGCTGATGGCCAGCAAACTGTCCGAACACGAAGAACAAGGAGATCTGAATCTCAATTACTGGAGCTGTCTGGTTCGCAGACCAAAGATGACTTGAGTCAGACAGACTCTCAAACACTCACAGTGGTGAAGGGTAGAGCTATGAGGAGGAGAGCTGCAGAAGAAGAGGCGGACTCTAATAAAGATGCCACATCAACTGTAAATGCTGAGGAGTTAAGTGCAAGCCAAGATTGCTCTGAAGGTCTTGGTAGATACAGAACTCGAAGATCTAAAGGATTGTTGGCTCCTACCGACAACATGGAGTCTGAAATCTCTGATAGCCGAGAAGACGGACCAAGGCCTAAAAAGAGACTCCGGAAACCATTATCCACAGAGGTGCTGCCAGTTGCCAAAGAATTGAAAGGTACTGAGATGGTGCCAGATATGGAGGGTGTTGATGTTTCAATAGAAATGTCACAGGATGAGGCAGATCATGAAActactttaaatatttctgtCAGTGAGACCAAAGAAGAGGTCCCCTCCCCTAATGGTGCACCACATGAACAGATTACCTCTGAAAAAGGAGCAGAAGATGCCAAAATTGAAACTGATACAGATGAAAAGGAGGCCATTATTGAGAAGTCGGAGGGTGAAGAATTGAATTCATCTTCACAGATTGGATCGGAAGATTTAACCCAGAAAACTGACATTTTGCGTAAATGCCCACATACCAGGGGACGCGGACGGGGACGTGGTCGTAGACGATCGAGAACATGCAACTGTTTTTCAAACAACCGTGATGTGTTCTCGCAGGACACTGACTTTCAAGAATCGCAGGATCTGAAAAATGTGCAGGTTCCACTTGCCTCTGATGCCCTGAACTCTCAACCTGAGCAGTCAAGCTCAACATCTGTATCGGAGAAAATCAAGAGCTCAGAAGTTTCAGATGTCTCAGATTTTGATGTTCAGCCATTTTCAGCCTTGCCTGCACTGCTCCCATCTGAGGTTTTGCCTTCTGAAAGTCCCATTGCAAAGCTTGGTGTAATTGTTTCTCAGCTGCCTGAAGCACAGGAAGGGGCACCGCTTGAATTGTCTAAACTTACAGAAAAATCGAACCAGGAGCATGTAGAGGTCCCCGAGGCAGAGACAAATCAGTTAGAGAGTTCTGGGTGTGCAGGTAGTCAAAAGCACAAAGAAGCAGAAGATAGATTGGAAAATGGTTCAGTAAGTCAAGAACATCTCCAGAGTTCGACACCTCAAGACACATCTCCAAGTCAAGGTCGCCCAGTGGAAGATGCACCTATATGCCAAGAGCAACTAGAGTCTTCCCATGTCCAGCAGGAGGATGCAGTTAACCCAGTAGTGAAGGAATGTGAAGACCTTACTGTTTCAGAGCCAAGTGGTGAAAAGGTGGTGTTGCCAGAAGAGTCAAATAACAAAGAACTGCTTGACAAGGATGTTGCTCTTGTTGAGAAGGATGAAGACACTCCTGTAGACAACCGCAATATTCCTGTGGATGCACTAGAGTCATTGTCTGTGCCACCTCAGAGTAGTACTTCTGAAGCCTGCTTAGATTCTCCACCCAAGCCTAAACCTTTGGACGCTCTCAGCGGAGAGCTAGAGCCTGGCCAGAGTCCGAGCAGAAACCGATCTTGTGCCTGGTCACCATCCGCTTCCCCATCTACCAGTATTCTGAAGAAGGGACAAAAGAGAACAAGTGAAGAGGATACACCCTCCCCCCTTAATAAGGTATTTGACAGTATACTTTGATATTTAGGAAAAtggacttaaaaacaaaaaagtgcaGTTTAACCTTATTTgtaacaatgctttttttttgtagtcTCGTCGAGTGTCTTTCGCAACTCCAATTTATCAACAAGAACTGGCTGATGATATTGATCGCCGTAGTCCAGTTATTCGCACAAGCTCGCCTAGGTCAAAAGTCTTGAGTGGGCAGTCGAAGGTGTGTGCTGTGCTAGTTTTGAAATGAGTACATCTGGGATCTAAAACTGTGATTCAGTTTCAACTTTTCTTGGGCTATTGTTAAATGTCTTCAATTTCATTCCAGTATATCACTACACCCACAAAAGGCTATTCAAGTTTAAGTCCACGGAACCTCCGTAGCCCTGGATCCAAAAGCTCTAAAAAATGCCTGGTAATTATTTCCTTGCCTTGCAGTTCAATTGTTACTGTTTATATTACTCATGCAGTCTGACTATTAATaagttcaaaaatattttttatcatctTAATTCTGAGAAATTAAGACCTAAAGCTAAAGTTGTTAATGTTTAATACTGTTCCTGTTATTCAGTTGCATCAGACTTaagtttatttgaacagtagctcCAAGTGGAAATGTTAAAATGTTCCTCTTTCTATATCATAGATTTCTGAAATGAGTCAGGAGCCACGTCCTATTGCTAAAGATTGTGTTTATCCAGCACTTGTTGGCTGCTCTACCCCTATAGAGGCAGTTTTACCACAGATATCCTCCAACATGTGGTAAGCCAGATCGCCCATTTCTCCTCCAGTACAGCTTGGGTTCAGTTCATTAAGTTCACTCCTCAGTTTTAATTTAAATCCTCTAAAAATGTTCTGACCTTGTGAACTCCAAATACGTTTAAGTATTGATTGTGTAGTCAATGGTAAGATGGCTAAGATCTGTCAATGGTAGTACACATACCATTTCTTCTTTATCCAAACCGTACAAGCCATTTCTTCTCATCAGTAGATTTCATCACAGATCTCAAGGTTGTTTTCTGGGGTGTTAATGTTAAGAATGTAATTAATTTGCGCGCATGTTTATTCCGTTGTGTATTTAGGCCTCGTGGCTTTGGTCAGCTTGTTAGAGCTAGAAATATTAAAACGGTTGGAGACCTGAGTGCCCTTACTCCAAGTGAAATCAAGTCTCTTCCGATTCGTTCACCCAAGCTGTCCAATGTGAGGAAAGCACTTAAAACCTATCATGAACAACAGGTATAGTACATCTTTACATTAGCTCTTCACCTTTAATTATGGGAGATCATTCTTACACTTCATATTTGGCCATACAGAGAAAAGGGCGTTCTGATGACCTAAAGAGCTTTGACGAAATGGAGAAAATAACATCTGAGCCTGAAGAGATGGAGCTTCCTCAAAATCAAGATGAGGAGCAAACATTAGGAGAGGCTCaaggtaagtgttttttttttttttttttttttctttcaaatccaTCATTGCTGATACATTCAGCATAACTCATGACTCCCAACTTTTTGCAGATGACAAACCATCAGAGGTGAGTGTAGATTCAGAACTGATGGCGGAGGAGAACAAATCTTGTGATTTGCTATCAGATGTCGTAGCCCTTAGTGGACGCCTAACTTCAGAGGAACTTGGCCGCTGTTCACCCAACCAGCTGGGCCTGATGCACGAACATCTGAGTGGGATGATGGGAAGCATTGTGACCCATATGCAGTCCCGCTTGCAGAGTAATCTTGATTGATAGCTTGCCATGAGGACATGGAGACATTTTCCTGATATCAGAATTCACTTTTAACTTGAAGATTAACAGTGGACTGCTCATTTCTCAAGTTTTAGCTTAAATTTTAGAGTAGATGAATTTCTAATTATGCTCTTTCAGAGAATAGACTTAAATGGCCATTTCCTGTGCTACTCAAGTGACAATGTATTTTATGGAGTGCTTTTTAAGACTGTAAAATTTTGCTGAGATGCCAAggaaactttttttaataaagttatagtattaataaaaagtcatttatCCCTGTTTTCCTTGTgcggaggtttttttttttttttttgatggatcTTTGAACAAACCACTGAATTACAAATACAATGATGGCTTTTTTATTGCTGCAAAAGTCTATTTTACTAACTATTATACTAACTTTACaatgattttaaggttttaacatTTGTTTGCATTAGTTCAGTGGTTTTCAGTTCCATCTTAACATACCACCGCTCTGCAAATTTTGTAATTTCTCTAACCACTTCAAACATTTGTTCTGTTCAACtgtaagtgccctgcaaagtggacatcaccggaTATTCTGCCACGATTCCAGTTCGAAGGGAGTGAAAATGTTTCATTCAAAGGGCATTAGTGTGTGAAATGTGAatttaaatcttatttattcacAAAGGGTATATTATGTTACACTTCTGTAGTAAATTTTGTCTGTGTGTAAAGACGCTGCAGGCCGTGGCGTAGCGAAAATCTGTGAACGAATGTCCTGAAGTGAAGTAAATTTGATAGATTGTTAATGTTAGGGAATGCATCAATTCTGTATTTTACTCACTTTTGTTGATCatctttgaaacatatgaagatACTTTTTATAGTCTCTTTTTgtccagttaaaaaaaataaaatgtaaataaaaaaaggcattgTAAAATCCACATTAATTGAGTGGGTTAAGAAGTCTTCTGAAGACATGATCGCTTTGtgataaatatttaatgtaggcttttattcatatataagCAACAATTCAATGCACACTGAGCATTTCAGATATGATAAAAGCATAAATGTGTTTAATGCTATATTgacttatgtatttttatatttcctgGAAATAAGTGAAAATTTTGGAATTTCGATGCACAGACAAAAATTTTGTTTGGAAGATTGAAGTCATAGaggattggaatgacatgagggtgattaaatgatagaattgtcatttttgggtgaattatctcaTTAAGAAACTTCAACCCTTTGATGGTCAATTAAGAAAACAAACTTCAAATCCATGACTGAAAACAGATTGACTGCAGAAGCGTGGTGTGCTTTATTAGCTAATGATTCAAGGTACACATCTTCCTCTAACCCCACACCTACAGAatcaaagaaacaaaacacatgcaaatagtgGCCAGCCTTCAGCAAGGGAGGGAGGAGGCTTGTTTTTAACAATACTTTTTCACTATAAAGGAACTGATGGCCTGTCCTCAtcattttcaagttttttttttccttttacattTTCACGTGGCAACCTTAGTGCCTCTGTTCAGTTTTTATAAAACACTGAATTTCTGAATTTCCTTTTCACGTATAAAGTGAACCATGAGACCATCTCTCGTTTTGCAAATGTTTCAACATTAAAACTTACTTCTTTGAAATGTAGTGTGATTgcaatatacaaaaataatggGCTCCAGTTATTTAACTGCTAGAATAGAACAACAAAGATAAATACAATTTTCTGTGACTTATATAGGTATGTATAACTTCTCAGTTTCTCATGCCACAACCACAATAGGCTTTATGACATGGGCACAAATTAAATTTCCTAAGAGTAATGAGGACAAACAGAAGCATAACTACTTTGACTAACATAAGTacacattaaatcattttttttctccGTCTGAGTGGATATCAAACTCCTTCATCCACTTGGTGTTTGAGAGGACAGTAGCTGTATTCAGAAGGCGTCCACATAGTTGGCGGGCAGCATGCCAGTCTTTCCAGTACGTTGCACAGTGCCATACATCCAACCCTCATCAATGGCCTGCACGTTCACAATGACATCACCGTCCTTGAAGGACACTTCATCGTTGTCTGCAGCAGAGTAGTCATACATGGCACGCACAGTTTTCTGTTGAAAGACAgagaacaatatttaaaaaacaacttcACCATCAAATAAACAGTGAATATGCCATTACATTTTAGATTAAGATATTATATGTACAGTAGAGCATATATGAATACACATGATATTAGCAGTGGTCTCTCTTACTCCAGTGGTTGAGGGATGTGAGGGGACAGAAGAAACGGTGGTCTGTTGTGTTGCCACAGAGGAGGATCTCTGCTGAACCTCAATCGTCTTGGTCTGTGTGTAACCTATTTGACACAACAGCAcaaatttaatgttaaatatttctCTGGCACTAGTTAGCATTCAGATTTTGCCCTTTGTAACTTCCTATAAGCCGTTTGCTGTCATTATTCATTATATTCGTTATATTATATACAGACATGGTAGATCAGATTAACAGTTTTACATTCCATGCATATAAAACAAGCTGAATTATTCCATATTTGTTCATCTATTTTTGTCCATCTTTAATGCTGCGATGAAACTGAAGTACTGACAGATTCTCTCTCTTCCATATTGTGACACGtctgaatgaaatgaaaaaaatgtaggaTTTGGGACTTGGTTCTGGATTTTGAGATGTGGGCATTTCACTCAGTAATGAATGCAAGCTTGCAGTTGATTGCAAGAAAGGGGTGGAGTTTAAGTGGATCTAATGATTGGAGAAGTCTAGCATGTCACCAGAGTCTAGCATTTCACTGAAAAGATCCAGttacaacatttaaataaaaaattaccaaACACATGGCTGAATCATTTACAAAAAGGTAATTGACATGAATTCAGAAAATAAATTGCAGACTATCAATCTAAACACAGGGTGAAGGCAAACCAAGCAGTTTAAACATGTACCGTGTAAAGAGGAGACACCAAAGCCATTGCTGTAGAGGGATGCATGGTGGTCCACATTCTCAGACACCTCTGACTTCTCATCGCCCACACCACTCATTGCGCTGGTGGAGCGGGAGTGCTCCTTACTGCGACGCTGGGCCTGGACTGAAGAATGGGACAAACATGTCAACGTTACCTCCTCTTTGACAGACTGCCTTTAATCAAGGAAGTTGGCAGATAAATATGCATCCAGAGTAGTTTGGCAGAATGTCACAACTGCCCAATCATCAGAATCAAGTTTTCCAGAGAACTGTTCTAATAAGGCCTTTTAAGTGACAGCAGAGGAGTGGCCTACCTGACATCATGTGAAGACTTCTGGACTGTATGTTGTCCTCAGCAGGGTCATAGTCAAAGACAGAGCCGGGGTTTGTGCGCCACACACGCAGGTCTTTGAGGAAAAAGGTAAGTCAGTTTTATTGAATGTTTCTATTCAAAACTCACTTGGTTCCTTGTATGATCTGTATATGTCATGTGTTTCTATATTTATAGGAAGTGTGTTTAGTGTGTATAGGACACAGTATGTGTCAGCTGACCAGTGGTGGTCTCCTGATCGTGCTCCTCTGCACGTCTCCTCTCCATCTCCACCACACGTCTCTGGATGCCGCGATAGCTGATGTCACTGAAGTCCTGGGTGTTCCTCTTCACGCGCTCAGTGATGGGGTCTGAGATGGTGGGGGTGAAGCTGCCCTTGCTCTTCTCAAATTCCTGGTGGTATTTGACCTGAGAAGACCAACAGACAGCAAAACATGAGGTGGGAGAGAAAGAAACTGCTATGGTTTTAATTGCTTCAAAGTACTGTCTTCCCTTTTGAACATATATCCAAGagaaataaaactgattttgtaTCTTGGGAATTGTCTATGATCTCACTGGAGAGGACGGACTATTGTCCTGTTATCAGAGAAGAGATCTCTTCACTAAGGCAAgaagaaactgattttttttgatTCAAGATTAGAGAGTAAATGAGTTTAAATTATGTGTACAGATTAATCATTTATAATAGACTCtgcaatatttaa
The genomic region above belongs to Carassius carassius chromosome 11, fCarCar2.1, whole genome shotgun sequence and contains:
- the LOC132152882 gene encoding telomere-associated protein RIF1-like, whose product is MMAAVPLSSASLLSLLECLEDEAAGLSEKTDAYITIANRLNGEEGRQFLSIVVKHFAHLSKVLLVHISSENEELCQAALQALGFCVFHSHIVSVIPASISEDILSTLCNVVVKSKEKFTCTRALWVISKQNFPAEVASKKVPEILKSLEAMQTREVQSILIEHESLNVIIRLLEQAPSQMAAGAVCWAKLVIPLVIHSANKVRLRAAAALELGMPLLLEKQQEVAAIVEPMMSSMLIPEMQKLFASKNETNMLKLWPLFVKLLGKLLHKGGAFINSLLYLEELGFRNSSPNIKKIAFIAWKSLIDNFALNSEILCSSKRLKLLMQPLSSIQVRTEALLLTKLEVWWYLVIKLGPNLSTNFEQVGVPLLHSTLPFDSPLPSPTTPARTPNPSSGTPNTPKTGIPSCSTPSATPRMNLNSSVLGAQSYRSIQLLGLEMLLHWLVGPEVTVTAARENLQLSLEPLMHPLFTSPSSFSRHASTLISAVKEGFITVGKHAPEALLNLIWSNLICSVSTTIEACNKKERQGSEVLTLLLQALQAILSSDVLPAERALLLLEATVNGIPQKVLGSAAYQVANMDLLNGTPALFLILLFYKSNQLSAFLEDDRFFSSLETLVSCGFCGPTSPLAFGEAVLGAISGSVEAVKIKKQLWRMWSVVVNPLTDTITQTNEVNQGDALEHNFSAIYSALMFPVIHLLPGLPLPQTTQKTMIGTWSRLYKAFARCSALVATAEENTSCEELCAKICASLDSEALKSMPMLDAIAGILLVIIESMDFSPYTPQFQQKMKSPHTPLSWVRKRSKALGNLSTFHSLLVQTLEAFLSLDFSEASVESTGVLNGIGLTLVSNLSTLFTNITLPTFIQEVLSSLTKPLSRLFELVSSHDEPSKLSATLGPKLEKLAMDLLGCLQTQSTLHDDEMLAMLSPLLCVLFLHKSKHIRTVVMQFWNATFGNALTLTYPDPLKSVLSQVKQKTPLILPGFEAIDAPDDCSGQYTGESSQLDPQISGVKMTSVGKRDSLLAMAEDLKGRGSLTIAKPVSVKLDFGSPKPLRRKAIEEEASVDFVFIPPETKDRVLTEHQKEVKRTKRVDIPALYNNLDASLDTTVFSQYTQSQEESMDKLTKDEKHQPEEEADIQLKEVSASEEPITDVRVTQEGTRSAVETPEKDTQNKDQTSEKNRSPLSDISVDVSGHEKSGVEGTSPNVSSSSDMISGTPPKPNSRRQSFITLEKYEEGKPPSPASVAFAGPRTRKSSRLGSSKASESTPNGSQLQTTKEDSKESCKRSITDPSAQNEAKNEMLTGHHIEGTGEEEDDVVPDTQTQLSGEASGFKNSPVSKDNVEEQDFPEKDSQSLADSQASQELRRSGRRRSKPLRPGEDSGEVKSKCQEQVADSILTNTETPLLSPCSTLTGRSKAIKDRKAEGEELNKIIEGELSQSNSQISSAESSQAVPHAVVMPGNEMLNQSEPSSESSPITQSNRQSKEKPQTLNESEGLSLGRTTRKTKMHLEESIDKEADENSQNVPQNVSSALQKKHSQTPLSDSEADGQQTVRTRRTRRSESQLLELSGSQTKDDLSQTDSQTLTVVKGRAMRRRAAEEEADSNKDATSTVNAEELSASQDCSEGLGRYRTRRSKGLLAPTDNMESEISDSREDGPRPKKRLRKPLSTEVLPVAKELKGTEMVPDMEGVDVSIEMSQDEADHETTLNISVSETKEEVPSPNGAPHEQITSEKGAEDAKIETDTDEKEAIIEKSEGEELNSSSQIGSEDLTQKTDILRKCPHTRGRGRGRGRRRSRTCNCFSNNRDVFSQDTDFQESQDLKNVQVPLASDALNSQPEQSSSTSVSEKIKSSEVSDVSDFDVQPFSALPALLPSEVLPSESPIAKLGVIVSQLPEAQEGAPLELSKLTEKSNQEHVEVPEAETNQLESSGCAGSQKHKEAEDRLENGSVSQEHLQSSTPQDTSPSQGRPVEDAPICQEQLESSHVQQEDAVNPVVKECEDLTVSEPSGEKVVLPEESNNKELLDKDVALVEKDEDTPVDNRNIPVDALESLSVPPQSSTSEACLDSPPKPKPLDALSGELEPGQSPSRNRSCAWSPSASPSTSILKKGQKRTSEEDTPSPLNKSRRVSFATPIYQQELADDIDRRSPVIRTSSPRSKVLSGQSKYITTPTKGYSSLSPRNLRSPGSKSSKKCLISEMSQEPRPIAKDCVYPALVGCSTPIEAVLPQISSNMWPRGFGQLVRARNIKTVGDLSALTPSEIKSLPIRSPKLSNVRKALKTYHEQQRKGRSDDLKSFDEMEKITSEPEEMELPQNQDEEQTLGEAQDDKPSEVSVDSELMAEENKSCDLLSDVVALSGRLTSEELGRCSPNQLGLMHEHLSGMMGSIVTHMQSRLQSNLD